The following coding sequences lie in one Liolophura sinensis isolate JHLJ2023 chromosome 4, CUHK_Ljap_v2, whole genome shotgun sequence genomic window:
- the LOC135464790 gene encoding dnaJ homolog subfamily C member 22-like, translated as MDGDKDVGIAYFLWLIGGAFGLHHLYLGRDRQAFVWWATWGGFFGIGWLRDIFNIPYYVSLANQSYDTVELAKNEERFRVRPQWSTARFCGEIMFGFRLGYVLQYAIPVELLYGNSVLSDILLLIGPFGTAIGVHVVANIGREQCSWHYPVLGAYIAAPLIYLSPTNLLFCGITSAVAASGIGSRWRPIGQLGVRRKKHVCKRLPYLTVCGLAYLSLWGSMIYFNATMGWWGGGVEVVHTKNIFFVSNVFFLQQQPYVIFEQLYYVGVTHFYIE; from the exons ATGGACGGAGACAAAGACGTTGGCATCGCCTATTTCTTGTGGCTGATTGGCGGTGCATTTGGGCTGCACCATTTGTACTTGGGCCGGGACCGGCAAGCCTTCGTATGGTGGGCGACTTGGGGTGGGTTTTTTGGCATCGGCTGGCTCAGAGACATTTTCAACATCCCGTACTATGTGAGTCTAGCCAACCAGTCGTACGATACGGTAGAACTTGCTAAGAATGAGGAGAGATTTAGAGTGCGTCCCCAGTGGAGTACGGCTCGATTCTGTGGCGAGATAATGTTTGGATTCAGACTAGGGTACGTTCTGCAGTACGCCATACCTGTCGAGCTGTTATACGGCAACTCCGTCCTCAGTGATATACTGCTGCTGATAGGACCCTTCGGCACGGCCATAG gAGTTCATGTTGTGGCAAACATAGGGAGGGAGCAGTGCTCCTGGCATTACCCGGTATTAGGTGCATATATTGCAGCGCCCTTGATCTACCTCAGTCCGACCAACCTGCTTTTCTGCGGCATCACATCCGCTGTGGCTGCTTCAGGGATAGGCTCGAGATGGCGTCCAATCGGTCAGTTAGGTGTTCGTCGAAAGAAGCACGTTTGTAAACGACTACCATACTTGACAGTCTGTGGCCTGGCCTACCTGTCGCTGTGGGGATCTATGATTTACTTTAACGCCACAATGGGGTGGTGGGGAGGTGGGGTGGAGGTGGTtcacacaaaaaacattttctttgtatCAAACGTGTTTTTTCTCCAACAACAGCCTTacgtcatatttgaacaactatATTATGTTGGTGTAACACATTTCTATATTGAATGA
- the LOC135464763 gene encoding dnaJ homolog subfamily C member 22-like, translating to MDGDKNVGIAYFLWLIGGAFGLHHLYLGRDRQAFVWWATWGGFFGIGWLRDIFNIPYYVSLANQSYDTVELAKNEERFRVRPQWSTARFCGEIMFGSILGFVLQYAIPDELLQGNSVLSYILLLIGPFGTAIGVHVVANIGREQCSWHYPVLGAYIAAPLIYLSPTNLLFCGITSAVAASGKGSRWRPIGQLGVRRKKHVCKRLPFLTVCGLAYLSLWGSMIYFNATITTKEGDDVKVRQALNNFFKSPAWLEMKEMMSQLYQSIQTVGWKKFFEDLVDALDPQGESNALKVLDLSADATQKEITARYRQLAKTWHPDKFKDPAEKEEAQKKFIEIQQAYETLSEIKAKRSARTKHSRSEF from the exons ATGGACGGAGACAAAAACGTTGGCATCGCCTATTTCTTGTGGCTGATTGGCGGTGCATTTGGGCTGCACCATTTGTACTTGGGCCGGGACCGGCAAGCCTTCGTATGGTGGGCGACTTGGGGTGGGTTTTTTGGCATCGGCTGGCTCAGAGACATTTTCAACATCCCGTACTATGTGAGTCTAGCCAACCAATCGTACGATACGGTAGAACTTGCTAAGAATGAGGAGAGATTTAGAGTGCGTCCCCAGTGGAGTACGGCTCGGTTCTGTGGTGAGATAATGTTTGGATCCATACTAGGGTTTGTTCTGCAGTACGCCATACCTGACGAGCTGTTACAAGGCAACTCCGTCCTCAGTTATATACTGCTACTGATAGGACCCTTCGGCACGGCCATAG gAGTTCATGTTGTGGCAAACATAGGGAGGGAGCAGTGCTCCTGGCATTACCCGGTATTAGGCGCGTATATCGCAGCGCCCTTGATCTACCTCAGTCCGACCAACCTGCTTTTCTGCGGCATCACATCCGCTGTGGCTGCTTCAGGGAAAGGCTCGAGATGGCGTCCAATCGGTCAGTTAGGTGTTCGTCGAAAGAAGCACGTTTGTAAACGACTACCGTTCTTAACAGTCTGTGGCCTGGCCTACCTGTCGCTGTGGGGATCTATGATTTACTTTAACGCCACAATAACGACAAAAGAGGGCGACGATGTGAAGGTTCGACAGGCACTCAATAACTTCTTCAAATCGCCGGCATGGTTGGAAATGAAGGAAATGATGAGTCAGCTGTATCAAAGCATTCAGACGGTGGGCTGGAAGAAATTCTTCGAAGATTTGGTTGATGCCCTCGATCCACAAGGTGAATCAAATGCCTTAAAG GTGTTGGACCTTAGTGCGGACGCCACTCAGAAGGAGATAACTGCGCGTTATCGTCAGCTTGCTAAGACCTGGCATCCAGACAAGTTCAAAGATCCAGCAGAAAAGGAGGAAGCTCAGAAGAAGTTTATTGAGATTCAACAAGCTTACGAAACACTTTCAGAAATCAAGGCCAAAAGATCTGCTCGTACCAAGCATTCCAGAAGTGAATTTTGA